One Pectobacterium colocasium DNA segment encodes these proteins:
- a CDS encoding thymidine kinase, translated as MAQLYFYYSAMNAGKSTALLQSSYNYQERGMRTLVFTAEIDNRHGVGIVSSRIGLSSPALLFNPQTSLFGLLEKEHRAQPVDCVLIDECQFLTREQVSELSDVVDQLDIPVLCYGLRTDFRGDLFSGSHHLLAWADKLIELKTVCHCGRKANCVLRLDAQGNAVHEGEQVVIGGNESYVSVCRKHYKIALGLTRKESE; from the coding sequence GTGGCTCAACTTTATTTTTATTATTCTGCAATGAATGCAGGGAAATCGACGGCGCTATTGCAGTCGTCATATAACTACCAGGAGCGCGGGATGCGTACGCTGGTGTTCACTGCAGAAATAGATAATCGGCATGGTGTGGGGATTGTAAGTTCACGGATCGGCCTTTCTTCTCCGGCATTATTGTTTAATCCGCAGACATCCTTATTTGGATTGCTGGAGAAAGAGCATCGTGCTCAACCTGTAGATTGTGTATTAATTGACGAATGTCAATTTTTAACCCGCGAGCAGGTGAGTGAGCTTTCCGATGTCGTGGACCAATTAGATATCCCGGTATTGTGCTACGGGTTGCGTACTGATTTTCGTGGCGATTTGTTTTCCGGGAGTCACCATTTATTAGCGTGGGCAGATAAGCTGATTGAGTTAAAAACAGTCTGCCATTGCGGCCGTAAAGCCAACTGCGTATTGCGATTAGATGCGCAAGGTAATGCTGTCCACGAAGGGGAACAGGTCGTTATTGGCGGCAACGAGAGCTATGTTTCCGTGTGTCGTAAACATTATAAGATTGCGCTGGGATTAACCCGTAAGGAAAGCGAGTAA
- the galU gene encoding UTP--glucose-1-phosphate uridylyltransferase GalU, translating to MSIVNKKVKKAVIPVAGLGTRMLPATKAIPKEMLPLVDKPLIQYVVNECIAAGINEIILVTHSSKNSIENHFDTSFELEAILEKRVKRQLLEEVQSICPKHVTIMQVRQGLAKGLGHAVLCAHPLVGDEPVAVILPDVIIDEYASDLKKDNLSEMLQRFSTTGHSQIMVEPVENVSSYGVVDCKGVELKAGDSAPMVGVVEKPKASEAPSNLAVVGRYVLSADIWSLLEKTPPGAGNEIQLTDAIAMLMEKETVEAYHLKGVSHDCGNKLGYMQAFVEYGLRHDGLGQEFAQWLQETIEAEEK from the coding sequence ATGTCTATTGTGAATAAAAAAGTAAAAAAAGCGGTCATACCAGTTGCTGGATTAGGGACGCGTATGCTGCCTGCCACCAAAGCCATTCCTAAAGAAATGCTGCCGTTGGTAGATAAACCGCTGATCCAATATGTTGTTAATGAGTGTATCGCTGCAGGGATTAATGAAATTATTCTTGTTACACACTCTTCTAAGAATTCTATCGAGAACCATTTCGATACCAGTTTTGAGCTGGAAGCCATTCTGGAAAAACGTGTTAAACGTCAGTTACTGGAAGAAGTCCAATCTATCTGTCCTAAACACGTCACCATTATGCAAGTGCGTCAGGGATTAGCTAAAGGGCTGGGCCATGCAGTATTGTGCGCGCACCCGTTAGTGGGTGATGAGCCTGTCGCGGTTATTCTGCCAGATGTGATTATTGATGAATATGCGTCCGATCTGAAGAAAGATAACCTGAGCGAAATGTTGCAACGTTTTTCTACTACAGGCCACAGCCAGATTATGGTCGAGCCAGTTGAAAATGTAAGTAGCTATGGTGTGGTCGATTGTAAAGGCGTGGAATTAAAAGCAGGGGATAGCGCACCGATGGTCGGTGTGGTTGAAAAACCGAAAGCTTCCGAAGCGCCGTCTAATTTAGCCGTTGTTGGCCGTTATGTACTCTCTGCGGATATTTGGTCTCTGTTGGAGAAAACGCCACCGGGTGCAGGCAATGAAATCCAGTTAACTGATGCCATCGCAATGCTGATGGAAAAAGAAACGGTAGAAGCGTATCACCTGAAAGGTGTAAGCCATGACTGTGGTAATAAATTAGGCTATATGCAGGCATTCGTTGAATATGGTTTGCGCCATGACGGTTTAGGTCAGGAATTTGCGCAATGGTTGCAGGAAACGATTGAAGCAGAAGAAAAATAA
- the hns gene encoding histone-like nucleoid-structuring protein H-NS — protein sequence MSEALKILNNIRTLRAQARECTLDTLEEMLEKLEVVVNERREEDSQVQAEVEERARKLQQYRDMLIADGIDPNELLQSSGSVKVAGKSKRAARPAKYQYTDENGEVKTWTGQGRTPAVIKKAIEEQGKSLDDFLL from the coding sequence ATGAGCGAAGCACTAAAGATTCTTAACAACATCCGTACTCTGCGTGCCCAGGCAAGAGAATGTACCCTGGATACTTTGGAAGAAATGCTGGAAAAACTGGAAGTCGTGGTTAATGAACGCCGCGAAGAAGATAGCCAGGTTCAAGCTGAAGTTGAAGAACGTGCACGTAAATTGCAGCAATATCGCGATATGCTGATTGCCGACGGTATTGACCCTAACGAATTATTACAATCTTCAGGTTCAGTGAAAGTTGCAGGTAAAAGCAAACGCGCTGCCCGTCCGGCAAAATATCAATACACTGACGAAAACGGCGAAGTTAAAACCTGGACTGGCCAGGGTCGTACACCGGCAGTAATCAAGAAAGCAATCGAAGAGCAAGGTAAATCTTTAGACGATTTCCTGCTGTAA
- the adhE gene encoding bifunctional acetaldehyde-CoA/alcohol dehydrogenase, with translation MAVTNVAELNALVERVRKAQQEFATYTQEQVDKIFRAAALAASDARIPLAKMAVAESGMGIVEDKVIKNHFASEYIYNAYQDEKTCGILSTDDTFGTITIAEPIGLICGIVPTTNPTSTAIFKALISLKTRNGIIFSPHPRAKNATNKAADIVLQAAIAAGAPKDIIGWIDQPSVELSNQLMHHPDINLILATGGPGMVKAAYSSGKPAIGVGAGNTPVVVDETADIKRAVASILMSKTFDNGVICASEQSVIVVDSIYDAVRERFATHGGYMLKGKELHAVQGILLKNGSLNAGIVGQPAPKIAEMAGITVPANTKVLIGEVTAVDESEPFAHEKLSPTLAMYRAKDFNDAVIKAEKLVAMGGIGHTSCLYTDQDNQPERVNHFGNMMKTARILINTPASQGGIGDLYNFKLAPSLTLGCGSWGGNSISENVGPKHLINKKTVAKRAENMLWHKLPKSIYFRRGSLPIALEEVASDGAKRAFIVTDRFLFNNGYVDQVTSVLKQHGLETEVFFEVEADPTLSIVRKGAEQMHSFKPDVIIALGGGSPMDAAKIMWVMYEHPTTHFEELALRFMDIRKRIYKFPKMGVKAKMVAITTTSGTGSEVTPFAVVTDDATGQKYPLADYALTPDMAIVDANLVMNMPKSLCAFGGLDAVTHSLEAYVSVLANEYSDGQALQALKLLKENLPDSYRDGAKNPVARERVHNAATIAGIAFANAFLGVCHSMAHKLGSEFHIPHGLANALLISNVIRYNANDNPTKQTTFSQYDRPQARRRYAEIADHLRLTAPSDRTAQKIEKLLNWLEDMKTELGIPTSIREIGVQEADFLAKVDKLSEDAFDDQCTGANPRYPLISELKQILLDTYYGRKFSEEAKTEAVEPVAKAAKTGKKAAH, from the coding sequence ATGGCCGTAACCAACGTTGCTGAACTTAACGCACTGGTCGAAAGAGTGAGAAAGGCACAGCAGGAATTCGCCACTTACACTCAGGAACAGGTAGACAAGATCTTCCGCGCTGCCGCACTCGCTGCATCGGATGCCCGTATCCCGCTGGCAAAAATGGCGGTTGCTGAATCCGGCATGGGGATCGTTGAAGATAAAGTCATCAAAAACCATTTCGCATCTGAATACATTTATAACGCCTATCAGGATGAAAAAACCTGCGGCATCCTCTCTACTGATGACACTTTTGGTACGATTACCATTGCAGAGCCGATTGGCCTGATTTGCGGTATTGTTCCCACCACCAACCCCACTTCTACCGCGATTTTTAAAGCGCTGATCAGCCTGAAGACCCGTAACGGGATTATCTTCTCCCCGCATCCGCGTGCAAAAAATGCGACCAACAAAGCCGCAGACATTGTTCTGCAAGCGGCAATTGCGGCAGGTGCGCCGAAAGACATTATCGGCTGGATCGATCAGCCTTCCGTTGAGCTGTCCAACCAGTTGATGCACCATCCGGATATCAACCTGATTCTGGCCACCGGTGGCCCAGGTATGGTGAAGGCCGCGTACAGTTCCGGTAAACCAGCAATCGGCGTCGGTGCCGGTAACACACCTGTTGTCGTTGATGAAACCGCAGACATCAAACGTGCCGTTGCCTCTATTCTGATGTCGAAAACCTTCGATAACGGCGTCATTTGTGCGTCAGAACAGTCAGTTATCGTCGTGGACAGCATCTATGACGCCGTGCGTGAGCGTTTCGCTACCCACGGCGGCTACATGCTGAAAGGCAAAGAGCTGCATGCCGTACAGGGTATTTTGCTGAAGAACGGTTCACTGAATGCCGGCATCGTAGGCCAACCCGCACCGAAGATCGCAGAAATGGCAGGCATCACCGTCCCTGCTAACACCAAAGTGCTGATCGGTGAGGTCACTGCGGTCGATGAGTCCGAGCCGTTTGCTCATGAAAAACTGTCGCCGACACTGGCGATGTACCGTGCGAAAGACTTCAACGACGCCGTCATTAAAGCGGAAAAACTGGTCGCAATGGGTGGCATCGGTCACACATCCTGCCTGTATACCGATCAGGACAATCAGCCAGAACGCGTGAATCATTTCGGTAATATGATGAAAACCGCACGTATCCTGATTAACACCCCTGCGTCTCAAGGCGGTATCGGCGATCTCTACAACTTCAAACTCGCTCCGTCTCTGACGCTGGGCTGTGGCTCCTGGGGCGGAAACTCTATCTCCGAAAACGTCGGTCCGAAGCACTTGATCAACAAGAAAACGGTAGCCAAGCGAGCAGAGAATATGTTGTGGCATAAACTTCCCAAATCCATTTATTTCCGTCGCGGTTCACTGCCCATCGCCCTTGAAGAAGTCGCCTCCGATGGTGCTAAACGTGCATTTATCGTGACCGACCGCTTCCTGTTCAACAATGGCTATGTCGATCAGGTGACGTCCGTATTGAAACAGCACGGGCTGGAAACCGAAGTCTTCTTTGAAGTTGAAGCTGACCCTACGCTGAGCATCGTGCGTAAAGGCGCTGAGCAAATGCACTCCTTCAAACCGGATGTGATTATTGCGCTGGGTGGCGGTTCGCCAATGGATGCGGCGAAAATCATGTGGGTGATGTATGAACACCCCACAACACACTTCGAAGAGCTGGCGCTGCGTTTCATGGACATCCGCAAACGTATCTACAAGTTCCCGAAAATGGGCGTCAAAGCCAAAATGGTGGCGATTACCACGACCTCAGGGACCGGTTCTGAAGTGACACCATTTGCCGTCGTCACCGACGATGCTACCGGGCAAAAATACCCATTAGCGGACTATGCGCTGACGCCAGATATGGCAATTGTTGATGCCAATCTGGTGATGAATATGCCGAAATCACTCTGTGCGTTTGGTGGGCTCGATGCGGTAACACACTCACTGGAAGCCTATGTTTCCGTGCTGGCAAACGAATATTCAGACGGACAGGCCTTGCAAGCGCTGAAACTGCTGAAAGAGAACCTGCCAGATAGCTACCGCGATGGCGCGAAAAACCCAGTGGCCCGTGAGCGCGTACATAACGCCGCGACGATTGCCGGTATTGCGTTTGCCAACGCCTTCCTCGGCGTCTGTCACTCCATGGCGCATAAACTGGGCTCGGAGTTCCATATCCCGCACGGCCTGGCTAACGCCCTGCTGATCTCAAACGTCATTCGCTATAACGCGAACGACAACCCGACCAAGCAGACGACGTTCAGCCAGTATGACCGTCCACAGGCACGCCGTCGCTACGCGGAAATAGCCGACCATCTGCGTTTAACCGCGCCAAGCGATCGTACCGCGCAGAAAATCGAGAAATTGTTGAACTGGCTGGAAGACATGAAGACCGAGCTGGGGATCCCAACCTCGATTCGTGAAATAGGCGTACAGGAAGCCGACTTCCTGGCGAAGGTAGATAAACTGTCAGAAGATGCATTCGACGATCAGTGTACTGGGGCTAACCCACGCTACCCACTGATTTCCGAACTGAAACAGATTCTGCTGGATACTTACTATGGTCGTAAGTTCTCAGAAGAGGCAAAAACAGAAGCGGTTGAACCTGTGGCAAAAGCCGCTAAAACCGGTAAGAAAGCCGCACATTAA